A stretch of DNA from Streptomyces gobiensis:
GCGCTTGGGCATCCGTACGTCCATCAGCACGATGTCCGGCAAAAGATCGGCGGCCTTGTCCACCGCCTCCGCGCCGTCCCCGGCCTCGCCGATGACCTGGATGTCCTCCTCCTGGGCAAGGACGATCTCCAGCCCACGCCGGAAGAGCGCATGATCGTCCACGACCAGCACCCGGATGGGCTCGTCCCGCGGCTCGCGCTCCCGCACATCCGCAGCGACGGCCAAGCTCTCGGGGCTGCTGCCGCCCTCACAGTGCGCATCGGGCATCGCGGGCCCGAAGCTGTCCACCATCGTTCCTCCCCCTGCAGGCCATCCAGCCTTGACTCGTACGAACCAACCGGACGGCGTAGGAGGCCGGTTGGCCGTGACGCCATGATTCCATGCCCGCGCCCCCGGCTGGGCTCTCGACCCGGCCGGGGGCGCACCTTCAACGGCGGTTTTCAGCCGCCGAGGGCACCGCCCGCCCCATGGGGTGCCTCCTCGACGAACGGGTCGGGCTCAAGGTGGATGACGCCGTAGTCATAGGCGCGCCGCCGATAGACAACGCTCGGCTGCTTGGTGTCGGAGTCGACGAACAGATAGAAGTCATGCCCGACCAGCTCCATTTCGTAGAGCGCCTGATCGAGCGACATGGGGGGCGCTTTATGGGTCTTCTCACGTACCACCAGCGGCCCTTCACCCTGCACATCCAGCGACCCGATCCTGGTCACGACGGGCCATTCCTCGTCCGTGGCAGGCTCGCCGGCCAACTCACCGTTGCCGTTGAGGGTCGCGGCATCGGGCACGGTCACGGCGACGTCGCTCGCCGGAATACGGCCGCTGCCACGGCGCGTAGTGCGCTTGTCGTGCCGGCGCCGCAGCCGGGACTCCAGTTTCTCCGCGGCCAGATCGAGCGCGGCGTACGGATCTGCCGCCGCTGCCTCGGCACGGATTACCGGTCCACGGTGCCGCAGTGTGATCTCCACACGGTCGGAACGGTCAGCCTGACGGGGGTTGGGCTCCTTGGACACCTCAACGTCCAGGCGGATCACCTTGGCGTCGAACCTCTGGATCTTCTCCAGCTTCAGCTTCTCGGCCACGTGTTTACGGAACCGCTCCGGTACCTCTGTCTTACGGCCCTTGACGACGATGTCCACGCAGAACTCCGTTCCCGGATCACTCCGCTCGACGTGCGGAGCGCATCCTTGGTGCACTGACGCCGGACGGCCCGGTGGTCTCCCGGTCTCCGTCCAGCACTACGTCGGGTTGCGACTTCCACCTCCTTCTCCCCCATCGGGAAGATCGCCACCCACTCGAAAGTGCGGCGACCAGCAGAGTCGGGCGAACGCAGCAAAGCGCTTAAGTCCCGCGATGAGGAACAGCACCTGTCTCTTCCTCACCACCGAACGTACCCCGACTGGGGGATGCTCGGCACCCCCTACAGACACGTACCCATTGGTAACTGAGATTTTTATGCTTACTACCAGCAACGATCCATGAATACGGGCAGTTCCTGCCCATCCGGTCCAGCCATCCGGTCCAGCTGCGGAAGCGCTTAACCACCGGGGGTCAGCGAGGCCGCGACCACCGCCGCACCGATGACCCGGCCACCGGCGGCCCGCACCGCCCGCGCCCCCTCGGCCAGCGAAGTGCCCGTCGTCATCAGATCGTCCACCAGCACCACAGGACCGGCCGTCAGCAGCCCGGCGGCACCGGGCGGCACCACGAGCGCCCCGGCCAGATTCCGCCGCCGCTCCCCGGCGCTCAGCCCCGACTGATCGATGACGCCACGCGCTTGCCGCAGCACGGCGCACGCCCGCACCGGCACCCCGCCGCGCCGCAGCTCCCCGGCCGCCGCCCGGGCGATGCGCCGCACCGGGTCATGGCCACGCGCTGCCACGCTCCGCTGGGCGGAGGGCACCGGGACCAGCAGCGGCAGCCCAGCCGCCGCGGCGGCGACCGTCGTGGGGAGTACGGCCCGTACGGCTCCGGCCAGCGCGGCACCCAGCGGCGCGGCCAGCCGCAGGGCACCCCGCTCCTTGTGCGCGAGCAGGACGGCCCGTACGGCGTCGGTGTACGCCCCGGCGGCGTACACCGGTGGCAGCCCCTCCGGCGCCGGGCCCGGCAGCGCCCGCTGGGCCCGCGTCCCGCACAGCGCCTCCCGGCACCGCGGGCACAGCCCGGTGCGCGGGGCGCCGCATCCGGCGCAGTCGGCCGGGAGCACCAGATCGGCCAGCTCCTGCCACCACCCCAGCATGGCCCCCCTTTCGCTTCCCCCGGACAGATCCCCGGACAAGACCCGGTCAGGTCTCGGTCAGGTCCCCGGACAGATCACCCCGGGTAGACCGGCGCCGAGCCCGTATCCGTGACCTCCTGCCAGTTGGCGTCCCGGGGCAGTCGCACGATGCCCTCCTCGGAGTCGGCCAGCAGCGGCTTGTCCTCGTCCTCCGAGGCGGCGATGCCCTTGACGTTATTGACCCCCGGCAGTGTCGGCGGGACCCCGGCGGAACCGTCCGTCGACATGACGCGCAGCTGCTGCACGCCCCCGGACTCCTTCCCGACGACCACCAGTCGGCTGCCGCCCGCCCAGGACGCCGCCACCACGTTCTCCAGCTGCGGAGCGACCGGGCGAAGATCGGTGACCGTCGCGGTCGGCTCTCCCTTGGGGCTGTTCGCCCGCTCGATCCGGCCGAGTTGCAGGGTGGTCCGCTCGCCGTCCTGGATCAGCAGTGCGATGCGTACGCCGTCCGCCGCCACTCGCAGCGCCTCGATACGTCCCGAACCGAGCCCCGGCACAGCGACGGTCTCCGGCTTCTCCTCGCCGTCGCGCAGCCGCAGCAGCCGGGACCGGTCCGGATCACGGTCGGCCACCCAGAGATCGCCCAGGCCGTCCCAGCTCGGTGCGGTCAGCCGGTCGTCCGCCTTCTTGCCCTGGCTGGTCAGCACCGATGCGTCGAAGGGGACATCGATGGAGAGCGGAGCGACATAGAGCGAGCGGCCGTCCAGCGAGACGCCCGCACCCGTGACCTCGTCGCGGCTCACGGCGACCGATCTCAGCTCGAGCGCCCCCTTGCCGAAGGGGCCCTCGACCGGCACGGCCACGTCCTGATCCTCGCTCAGGGCCACGAGCCGGCGGCTGCCGTCGACGAAGTACTGTTTCGCGGCCTGGCCATTCAGCAGCCCGGGAGCGTAGGTCTGCGCCTCGTCGCGGCTCTGCTGGCACAGCTTTCCGCCGTCCTGGTCGGCCAGCGTCACGCCGTTGACCCTGGTCGAGGACTGATGGTCCACGGTGTGCAGCAGCTGGGCGGCCATCCGGTCACACTGCCGTTTGTCGACACGCGGCCGCTCGCCCTTTCCGGGCAGGGTCAGCCGGGTGGTCAGCGTCCCCGAGTCATCGAAGGACAGCCGCTGCTGGCCGGGGGCCAGTCGCACGCCGCTCGGGAAGGCCGAGCTCGCCACCGGCTTCAGCCAGTCGGTCGGCCCGTTCAGCAGGGCCTTCACTGTCTCGGTGACCGGGTCTATCCGGCGGCGCAGATAGACCGGGTCGGCCACCAGGACGTTCCTGCCGCCGGGCACGGCGCTGGCCTCGGGGCCGAGGTTGGCGAAGTAGTACGTATTGACCGAGCGGTAGATGCGCTGGAAGTCGGACTCGCCCAGGACCAGCCCGTCCGGCAGCTGGCTGATCCGCCACTCGCCGTCCACCCTGATCAGCCGGAAGCGCTCCAGATAGGCGCTCTCACCCGGGGCGTAGGCGTTCTTGCCGTCCACCTCGGCGATCTGCTCGCCGGTCACCTCGACGCTGTACGCGTCTCCGTCGCTGTCGGCCCGGACGCCCGCCGGGGGCACATCGGGCCCGCCCGACACCACGGTGGTCCTGGCGAACGGATCCCAGCGCTTGCCCTCCTCCTCGGTGAGGTACTGCCGTGCGGTGTCGAAGTTCGCTTCGTCGCTGGTGGTCGCCTCCAGGAAGCCCCGGACGATCTGCCGTGGCTGCTCGCCCTTCTGCGGGCTCACGCCGAAGACCCGCACCTGAGAGTCGGCTTCCGCCCGCTGCGGCGGGTCGACCCGTTTCACCTCGCCGCCGGACGGCATGGACGCACACCCGGTGAGCAGCAGGGCGCCCGTGGCCAGCAGGGCTCCGGCGCCGCGCCGGTCAGCCTTCATGGTCGCTCTCTTCCACGCTGTCCGTCCGCCCGGCGGGCAGCGCCGTCACCGGGGTGCGGGTCTGGGTCGGGATGGCGCCGTCCAGCACGCGGTTGCGCCGTGAGTCGGAGGGCTCCAGGGGTATCGGGGAGCCGCGCAGGCACTCCCCCGCGGCGCTGGGCAGGGTGAGCCGGAACTGGGAACCGCCGCCCGGCTCGCCCCAGGCCTGCAGCCAGCCGCCGTGCAGCCGGGCGTCCTCGACAGCGATCGACAGGCCGAGCCCGGTGCCGCCGGTGGTACGGGCACGGGCGGGATCGGCGCGCCAGAAGCGGTTGAAGACCCGCTGGGCCTCGCCTGGCTTGAGGCCGACGCCGTAGTCACGCACGGCCACGGCGACAGCGCCGCCGCTCTGCGCGAGCCGGATCACAACATCGTGGCCCTCACCGTGCTCGACGGCGTTGACGACCAGGTTGCGCAGCACCCGCTCGACACGTCTGGCGTCGGCTTCGGCGATCACCGGCAGCTCACCGCCGACGACGAGGAGGCGGCTGCCCTTGGCGTCCGCGAGCGGCTGAGCGCCCTCGACCACCCGGTGCGCCACCTCCCGCAGATCGGTGGGCGCGGGCTCCAGGGCGGCGGCTCCGGCGTCAAAGCGGCTGATCTCCAGCAGATCCGCGAGCAGCGACTCAAAGCGGTCGAGCTGGCCGAGCAGTAGCTCAGCGGAGCGGGCGGTCGCCGGGTCGAATTCGTCGCGCGCCTCATGGATCACATCGGCGGCCATCCGGACGGTGGTCAGCGGCGTGCGCAGCTCATGTGAGACATCGGAGACGAAGCGGCGCTGCATCCGGGACAGCTCCTCCAGCTCCTGGATCTTGAGCTGCAGGTTCTGTGCCATCTTGTTGAACGCCTCGCCGAGCCGGGCGATGTCGTCCTCGCCGGTGACTTTCATACGTTCCTGAAGCCGCCCGGCGGCGAGCCGTTCGGAGATTCCAGCGGCCATCCGGACCGGGGTGACCACCTGGCGTACGACGAGCCAGGCGATGGCGCCCAGCAGCACCACCACGAAGACCCCCGCGGTTGCCAGCGTCCCCTTCACCAGGGCCAGGGACTTCTCCTCCTGGCTGAACGGGAAGAGGTAGTAGAGCTGATACGGATTGCCGTTGGCATCGCTGAGCCGCTTACCGACGATCAGTGCGGGCTCGGTACTGCCACCGGTCCGGACGATCTCCGCGTACTGCTGATGCGTCCCGGCGTGCTTGTCCAGCGCCCCGCGCAGCTCGGCGGGCACGCTCTCCTCCGGGCGCACATCCCCGGAGGCCCGTGGGCCGCGCGTATTGGTGTTCTCATCACCGACGAACGGGGCCGTGTCATCGTTGGAGCTGAGCGCGACGACCGAGTAGACACCCTGGCCGCCGCTGGCGAGCTGCTGGACCAGCTGGGTCAGCCAGGCTCCGGAATTCTGCGTACTGCGGGCGGTGCCACCGCCCTCACCGGCGCCCTCACCGTTGCTCGCGCTGTCAGCCATCTCCGTGGCGACCGCGAAGCCTCCCGCCGCCTGGCTCTGCGCTGCCTGCTGCTTGGCGTCCAGCAGGCCGTTGCGGACCTGGCCGATGACGACGAGGCCGAGCAGCAGCACCACAGCGAGCGACATCAGCAGGGTGGTGGCGACCACACGCAGCTGGATATTGCGCCGCCACAGCCGCATAGCGGCCAGTAGCGGGCGGCGTACCCAGCGGACAAACATCCGGACCATGGGATGAGCCCGACTACCGGTCGCCCCTTCGGAGAGCAGCCCGTCGGGGAAGAGATACCCACCCCGCCACATTTGCCTAAATACGGACATTACGGACTTTTGATCCGCGGCTCCCCCCGCCTGCCTGCCCTGCGGAGTGGAACCGTGCCCGGACATGATCAGCTCGGCCCGGCCTTGTATCCCACGCCGCGCACGGTCACCACGATCTCCGGCCGCTCCGGGTCCTTCTCCACCTTGGAGCGCAGCCGCTGCACATGGACATTGACCAGCCGGGTGTCGGCCGCGTGGCGGTAACCCCAGACCTGCTCCAGCAGTACCTCACGGGTGAAGACCTGCCACGGCTTACGGGCCAGCGCGACCAGCAGATCGAACTCCAGCGGCGTCAGTGCGATCGACTGCCCGTTCCGCTTCACCGAGTGCCCCGCCACATCGATCACCAGATCGCCGATGGCGAGCTGCTCCGGCGTGGGCTCCTCCGAGCGTCGCAGCCGTGCCCTGATCCGGGCCACCAGCTCCTTCGGCTTGAACGGCTTGACGATGTAGTCATCGGCCCCGGACTCCAGCCCGACCACGACATCGACCGTGTCGGTCTTCGCCGTGAGCATCACGATCGGCACTCCGGACTCAGCCCGTATCAGCCGGCACACCTCAATGCCGTCCCGGCCGGGCAGCATCAAATCGAGCAGCACCAGGTCGGGTTTGGTCTCACGGAACGCGGCGAGCGCCTTGTCGCCGTCCGAGACAAACGATGGTTCAAAGCCTTCGCCGCGCAACACGATGCCAAGCATCTCTGCCAGTGCGGTGTCGTCGTCGACGACAAGGACGCGTCCCTTCATGAGTTCATCATCCCATTACCTGATCGTGATGTTCCCGCACGTGAGATGGAACACAGTTCCGCCAGCCCGGAGGGGGTCACCGGCGACACCGCACCCGCCTCCGTGACGATCGCCGTGATCAGCTCTGGCGGGGTCACATCAAAGGCCGGGTTGTACGCCTGAGGACCCGCCGGAGCCACCGGCACACCCGGCACAAGCTCCGTGACCTCCCGGCCCGCACGCTGCTCCACCTCGATCGCCGCCCCGTGCTCAGTCTCCAGATCCACCGTGGTCAGCGGCGCCACCACGATGAACGGCACATGGTGATAGCGCGCCAGCACCGCGAGCGGATAGCTCCCCACCTTGTTGGCCACGGAGCCGTCCGCCGCGATCCGGTCAGCCCCGATCAGCACCGCGTCCACCTCTCCCGCCGCGAAGAGCGACCCGGCCGCGCTATCCGTGAGCAGGCTGTACGTCATCCCCTCCCGCGCCGCCTCGTAAGCGGTCAGCCGCGCCCCCTGCAACAGCGGTCTGGTCTCGTCCACCCACAGCCTGCGCAGCTCGCCCGCCCGGTGCACGGCCCGTACGACCCCCAGGGCGGTGCCCTCACCCCCGGACACCAGCGCCCCCGTATTGCAGTGCGTAAGGATCCGGTGGCCACCGCCCGGCAAGAGCTCCCGCAGGAGCGCCCAGCCATGCTCCGCCATCCGGGCACTGGCCTCGATGTCCTCCCGGTGCAGCGCCCGGGCCTCCGCGAGCGCCACCGCCGCCGCACGCTCAGACCCCGCGCCCGCGTCCAGCGCCCCCTGATACGCCCCGGTAACACGCCGCACGCCATAGCCGAGGTTGACCGCGGTCGGCCTGGCATGCGCCAGCTGCTTGGCCGCCTCCTCCACGTCATAGCCACGGGCCGCAGCCAGCGCGATGCCATACCCGCCCGCGATCCCCAGCAGCGGAGCACCCCGCACCGTAAGCGAACGTATTGCCCCCACCAGAGCCAGCACGTCCGTACAGAGGAACTCCCGCTCCTCGGTGGGCAACCGAGTCTGGTCAAGCAGCACCACGACCGGCCCCTCGGGCAGCTCCTCCCATCGCAGCACCGGTACAACGGTCGTATCGTGATCAGCCATTCGCCCAGTCTGCACGCTCGGCGGCCTGAGGGGCAGGGCCCGATACATCCGGCCGCCCACCGTGGCACGATGGCAGCCAACCAGTGCCCCCGCGACCGAGGTGAACCGCAGTGAATGAGTCTCCGGGCTGGACCTCGCCCGGGCCTTCCCCTTCCGATCCCTCCGGCGACCGGGACCGGGATCAGGACCGGGACCAGACGGCATCCGGCAACGCCCCCAAGGCACCCGCTCAGCAGCAGCCCACGGGCTGGTCGGCACAGCAGCCCCCACCCGCCAGTCAGGGCTGGGGCGTACCGGGTGCGCCTCAGCCGGGGCAGCAGCCGGGACAGCCGGGCGGGTGGAACACCAACTGGCAGCAAGCACCCGCCGCCAAGCCCGGGGTGATCCCGCTGCGTCCACTCGGCGTCGGCGAGATCCTCGATGGCGCCGTATCCACCATGCGCGCCCACTGGCGGCCGGTGCTCGGCATCGCGCTGGGAGTCGCCGTCGTGATCCAGCTGGTGTCCACTGTTGTCACCGGCGTGTGGTTCCGGGACAACGGCAGCCTTGAGGCCCTGCAGAACAACCCCAACCCCACGACCGACGAGATCCTGGACGCCGTCAACGGCACACTGAGCAGTCAGAGCATCACCTTGCTGGCCACGATGCTCGGCACGGTCATCGCCACCGCGTTGCTCACCATCGTGGTCAGCCGCGCCGTCCTGGGCCGACCGGTCTCCATCGGAGAGGCCTGGCGGGAGGCACGGCCCCTGCTGCTGCGGTTGCTCGGTCTGTCGTTTCTGGTTCTGCTGATCGTCATCGGCGCGCTCGTCCTGGGCTTCGTGCCGGGCCTTCTGCTCGCCGCCGCCGGTTCCCCCGGCAGCGGAGCCGCACTGGGCCTCCTCGGCGGTCTCGGCGGCATCGTGGTCGCGGTATGGCTGTGGGTCCGCTTCGCGCTCTCCGCTCCCGCGCTGATGCTGGAGAGGCAGGGCGTCATCACCTCGCTGCGCCGCTCCGCCAAGCTCGTACGCGGCTCCTGGTGGCGGATCTTCGGCATCCTGGCCCTCACCCTGATCCTGGTCACCGTCATCGAGTTCATCGTGTCGATCCCCACCGCCCTGCTGGCCGCCATAGTGGGCGGCGAAGGCGTTGGCGGACTGCTGACCGGCGAGGTCACCAGCTTCACCTGGCCCTACCTGATCGTCATCGGCATCGGTGCGGTCATCGCCGCCACCATCACCCTCCCGCTCAGCGCCGGTGTGACCGCGCTGCTCTACATCGACCGCCGCATCCGGCGCGAAGCGCTCGACCTCGAACTGGCCCGCGCCGCAGGCGTCCCCGGGTACACCACCCAGCAGCCCGGCGACTCCGCGCCAGGGAGCTGATGCGATGACGGGAGTGATGAGGAGGCTGTCGGACGACGAAGTGCCCGTCGTCATCGACCGGGACACCGCCCGGGACGCCGCCGAGCGTGAGCTGTCCAAGCCGATGTACCACGAGAACGATCCCGGACCACTGCGCCGTGCGCTGGACTGGTTCCTGGAGCGTGCCGGCGACCTCCTCAACTCCGCCGCCGGAATCACCCCCGGCGGCTGGGTCGGCCTCCTCACGGTCGCCCTCCTCGTGGTGCTGCTCATCGTGGCCCTCCGGCTGCGCCTCGGCGCCCTGCGCCCGGCGCCCGACACCGGGGACAGCACCCTCTTCGACGACCGCCCGCGCAGCGCCGCCGAGCACCGCGCCGCAGCCGAACGGCACGCGGCCGCCAGCCGCTGGAGCGAGGCCGTCCAGGAACGGATGCGCGCCGTCGTCCGCTCCCTCGAAGAGCGCACCCTGCTCGACCCCCGCCCCGGCCGCACCGCCGACGAGGCCGCCGCCGAAGCCGGACAAGCACTCCCCGAACACGCCACGGCACTGCGCACGGCCGCCCTTTCCTTCGACGAAGTCACATACGCCGGCCGCCCGGCGAACCCATCGGCATACGCGGAACTACGAGACCTGGACACCGCGCTGGCGCGGACCAAGCCCCAACTCCCCTCCGCGACAGCGGCCGGGAACGGGGACACCCCATGACCCCAACCCGGCCCCCCGCCACCTCGACCGGCGCGTCGACCGCCACCTCGGCATCGCTCGCCCCCACGGCCCGACAGCTGTGGACCCGCTCTCGTGGCCTGCTGCTGGCCGTCGTCATCCTGATCGTGGCCGGGGTGATCATCGCCGTCATCCGCTCCGGTGAGCAGCACGGCCTGCTCGACCCCCGGTCCGCCGACCGTTTCGGCAGCCGGGCCACCGCGGAACTCCTCAGTGACCGGGGCGTGGACACGACCGTGGTGACGACGACCGAGGACGCCGCGGCGGCGGCGGGCCCGGACACCACGCTGCTCATCACCAGCCCCGACATGCTGAGCGGCCGCCAGCTGTCCACCTTGCGGGCCGCCACATCGAACAGCGGCGCCCGCACCCTCCTCATCGCCCCCGGCCCCACCTCGGTCAGCAAACTCACCCCCAAGGTGCGAGCCGTCAAACCGGCTGAGGTCACCACGCGATCCCCGGGCTGCGACGCCCCCTTCGCCAGGCGAGCGGGCGACGCCGAACTCGGCGGCATCACCTACACCACCTCCGCCGACCCCGTCGACGCCTGTTACATCAGCGATGAGCTGCCCACCCTGCTGCGGCTGCCCGACGCCTCCGGCAACGGCGACACCGTGGTGGCCGGTGCCCCCGACTTCCTCTACAACCACCGCCTCGATCAGCACGGCAACGCCTCGCTGGCCCTGCAACTCCTCGGTTCCCGACCGCAACTCGTCTGGTACCTCCCTTCCCTTGCCGACCCCGCCGCCGAAGACACCGGCGATGAGGGCCTTTTCGATCTCGTTCCGGCAGGCTGGCGCTGGGGCATCCTCCAACTCGCCATCGCTGTCGTACTCGCCGCTCTCTGGCGCGCCCGGCGCCTTGGCCCCCTGGTCCCCGAACGGCTGCCGGTCGCCGTCCGCGCCTCCGAAGCGACCGAAGGCCGCGCCCGGCTCTACCGGCAGGCAGGCGCCCGCGACCGGGCGGCCGAAGCCCTGCGCTCCGCCACCCGCACCCGCCTCGCCCCCCTCGTCGGTATCCCGGCAGCCCAGGCACATACACCGGAGTCCCTTGCTCCCGCCCTCGCCGCGCACACTGGTGAGGACAGCTCCAGCGTGCGCACCCTTCTGTTCGGCCCGGCCCCCACCGACGACACCGCTCTCGTCCGCCTCGCTGACGAGCTCGACCGTCTCGAACGACGCATCACCCCATCTCCGAGAGACAAGGACCGCCCTTCGTGAGCGCCCCTTCCCCAGACAGCGCCCGCGCCGCCCTCGAAACCCTGCGCGGCGAGATCGCCAAGGCCGTGGTCGGCCAGGACGCCGCCGTCACCGGACTCGTCGTCGCCCTGCTCTGCCGTGGTCATGTCCTGCTCGAGGGTGTCCCCGGCGTCGCGAAGACCCTGCTCGTACGTACCTTGGCGGCCACGCTCAAACTCGACACCAAGCGCGTACAGTTCACCCCCGATCTGATGCCGAGCGATGTCACGGGCTCGCTCATCTACGACGCCCGTACCGCCGAGTTCTCCTTCCAGCCCGGCCCGGTCTTCACCAATCTCCTGCTCGCCGATGAGATCAACCGCACCCCGCCGAAGACCCAGGCCTCGCTGCTGGAGGCCATGGAAGAACGCCAGGTCTCCGTCGACGGCACCGCCCGTCTGCTCCCCGAACCCTTCCTGGTAGCCGCCACCCAGAACCCGGTCGAGTACGAGGGCACATACCCCCTCCCCGAGGCCCAACTCGACCGCTTCCTGCTCAAGCTGACGGTCCCGCTGCCCACCCGGCAGGACGAGATCAATGTCCTCACCCGCCATGCCGAGGGTTTCGACCCCCGCGACCTGGAAGCTGCGGGCATCCGCCCCGTGGCGGGCCCCACCGAGCTTGACGCCGCCCGCGCCGCTGTCGCCAAGACCTCGATCTCCCCTGAGATCACCGGCTATGTCGTCGATATCTGCCGAGCCACCCGTGATTCCCCCTCACTCGCTCTCGGTGTCTCTCCCCGTGGCGCCACCGCACTGCTCTCCACCGCCCGCGCGTGGGCCTGGCTCACCGGCCGGGACTACGTCATCCCTGATGACGTCAAAGCGCTCGCTCTTCCCACCCTCCGGCACCGCATCCAGCTCCGCCCCGAGGCCGAGATGGAGGGTGTCACCGCCGACAGCGTGATCAACTCGATCCTCGCCCACGTCCCCGTGCCCCGCTGAGACGACGCGAGTTGAATTGATCCATGGCCCTCACCGGACGCACAGCCCTCATCGCTGCCCTCGGCGCGCTCCTCGTCGGCCTGCTCCTCCCCAGCTGGGCCGGGCTACTCGCCGTGGAACTCCCGCTACTGCTCGCAATTCTGTACGACCTCGTTCGCGCGGCGCCAGTGCAGAAGCTCCAGTTCACCCGATCCGGTGATACGTCAGTTCGACTCGGCGAGCGGGCCCAGGTGCACCTGACCGTCACCAATCCCGCCCCCCGCCCACTGCGCGCCCGCATCCGCGACGCCTGGCCCCCCAGCAGCTGGCACCCCGGAGCCGAGATTTCCGCGTCCCGGCACGCGTTGACCATCCCCGCCGGGGAACGCCGACGCCTCACGACCACACTCTCCCCGACCCGCCGGGGAGACCGGCGGGCCGAACGAGTCACCGTCCGTTCCTACGGCCCGCTCGGCCTCGCCGCCCGCCAGGGAAGCCACACCGTGCCCTGGACGGTCCGCGTCCTGCCTCCGTTCACCAGCCGCAAACACCTCCCCGCCAGGCTCGCCCGGCTCCGTGAACTCGACGGCCGCACCAGCGTCCTCACCCGAGGCGAAGGCACGGAGTTCGACAGCCTCCGGGAGTACATCCCCGGCGATGACACCCGCTCCATCGACTGGCGAGCGACCGCCCGGCAGTCGACCGTCGCGGTACGCACCTGGCGCCCCGAACGCGACCGGCACATCCTGGTCGTCCTCGACACCGGCCGCACCGCAGCGGGCCGCGTCGGCGATATCCCACGCCTGGACGCCGCGATGGACGCCGCACTGCTCCTGGCCGCCCTCGCCACCCGAGCCGGTGACCGGCTGGATCTCCTGGCCTACGACCGCCGAGTACGCGCCTCGGTTACGGGCCGCACCACCAC
This window harbors:
- the hpf gene encoding ribosome hibernation-promoting factor, HPF/YfiA family, producing the protein MDIVVKGRKTEVPERFRKHVAEKLKLEKIQRFDAKVIRLDVEVSKEPNPRQADRSDRVEITLRHRGPVIRAEAAAADPYAALDLAAEKLESRLRRRHDKRTTRRGSGRIPASDVAVTVPDAATLNGNGELAGEPATDEEWPVVTRIGSLDVQGEGPLVVREKTHKAPPMSLDQALYEMELVGHDFYLFVDSDTKQPSVVYRRRAYDYGVIHLEPDPFVEEAPHGAGGALGG
- a CDS encoding ComF family protein translates to MLGWWQELADLVLPADCAGCGAPRTGLCPRCREALCGTRAQRALPGPAPEGLPPVYAAGAYTDAVRAVLLAHKERGALRLAAPLGAALAGAVRAVLPTTVAAAAAGLPLLVPVPSAQRSVAARGHDPVRRIARAAAGELRRGGVPVRACAVLRQARGVIDQSGLSAGERRRNLAGALVVPPGAAGLLTAGPVVLVDDLMTTGTSLAEGARAVRAAGGRVIGAAVVAASLTPGG
- a CDS encoding LpqB family beta-propeller domain-containing protein; the protein is MKADRRGAGALLATGALLLTGCASMPSGGEVKRVDPPQRAEADSQVRVFGVSPQKGEQPRQIVRGFLEATTSDEANFDTARQYLTEEEGKRWDPFARTTVVSGGPDVPPAGVRADSDGDAYSVEVTGEQIAEVDGKNAYAPGESAYLERFRLIRVDGEWRISQLPDGLVLGESDFQRIYRSVNTYYFANLGPEASAVPGGRNVLVADPVYLRRRIDPVTETVKALLNGPTDWLKPVASSAFPSGVRLAPGQQRLSFDDSGTLTTRLTLPGKGERPRVDKRQCDRMAAQLLHTVDHQSSTRVNGVTLADQDGGKLCQQSRDEAQTYAPGLLNGQAAKQYFVDGSRRLVALSEDQDVAVPVEGPFGKGALELRSVAVSRDEVTGAGVSLDGRSLYVAPLSIDVPFDASVLTSQGKKADDRLTAPSWDGLGDLWVADRDPDRSRLLRLRDGEEKPETVAVPGLGSGRIEALRVAADGVRIALLIQDGERTTLQLGRIERANSPKGEPTATVTDLRPVAPQLENVVAASWAGGSRLVVVGKESGGVQQLRVMSTDGSAGVPPTLPGVNNVKGIAASEDEDKPLLADSEEGIVRLPRDANWQEVTDTGSAPVYPG
- the mtrB gene encoding MtrAB system histidine kinase MtrB, yielding MSGHGSTPQGRQAGGAADQKSVMSVFRQMWRGGYLFPDGLLSEGATGSRAHPMVRMFVRWVRRPLLAAMRLWRRNIQLRVVATTLLMSLAVVLLLGLVVIGQVRNGLLDAKQQAAQSQAAGGFAVATEMADSASNGEGAGEGGGTARSTQNSGAWLTQLVQQLASGGQGVYSVVALSSNDDTAPFVGDENTNTRGPRASGDVRPEESVPAELRGALDKHAGTHQQYAEIVRTGGSTEPALIVGKRLSDANGNPYQLYYLFPFSQEEKSLALVKGTLATAGVFVVVLLGAIAWLVVRQVVTPVRMAAGISERLAAGRLQERMKVTGEDDIARLGEAFNKMAQNLQLKIQELEELSRMQRRFVSDVSHELRTPLTTVRMAADVIHEARDEFDPATARSAELLLGQLDRFESLLADLLEISRFDAGAAALEPAPTDLREVAHRVVEGAQPLADAKGSRLLVVGGELPVIAEADARRVERVLRNLVVNAVEHGEGHDVVIRLAQSGGAVAVAVRDYGVGLKPGEAQRVFNRFWRADPARARTTGGTGLGLSIAVEDARLHGGWLQAWGEPGGGSQFRLTLPSAAGECLRGSPIPLEPSDSRRNRVLDGAIPTQTRTPVTALPAGRTDSVEESDHEG
- the mtrA gene encoding two-component system response regulator MtrA, with protein sequence MKGRVLVVDDDTALAEMLGIVLRGEGFEPSFVSDGDKALAAFRETKPDLVLLDLMLPGRDGIEVCRLIRAESGVPIVMLTAKTDTVDVVVGLESGADDYIVKPFKPKELVARIRARLRRSEEPTPEQLAIGDLVIDVAGHSVKRNGQSIALTPLEFDLLVALARKPWQVFTREVLLEQVWGYRHAADTRLVNVHVQRLRSKVEKDPERPEIVVTVRGVGYKAGPS
- the mtnA gene encoding S-methyl-5-thioribose-1-phosphate isomerase, producing the protein MADHDTTVVPVLRWEELPEGPVVVLLDQTRLPTEEREFLCTDVLALVGAIRSLTVRGAPLLGIAGGYGIALAAARGYDVEEAAKQLAHARPTAVNLGYGVRRVTGAYQGALDAGAGSERAAAVALAEARALHREDIEASARMAEHGWALLRELLPGGGHRILTHCNTGALVSGGEGTALGVVRAVHRAGELRRLWVDETRPLLQGARLTAYEAAREGMTYSLLTDSAAGSLFAAGEVDAVLIGADRIAADGSVANKVGSYPLAVLARYHHVPFIVVAPLTTVDLETEHGAAIEVEQRAGREVTELVPGVPVAPAGPQAYNPAFDVTPPELITAIVTEAGAVSPVTPSGLAELCSISRAGTSRSGNGMMNS